Proteins from a genomic interval of Longimicrobium sp.:
- a CDS encoding class I SAM-dependent DNA methyltransferase, producing MDQGQRFGHWKLLRFNGHFFRDAEVLPLTRADVAVLYQAAQANWQYVEPTIFGTLLTRALDPKERHRLGAEYTPREYVERVVRQTVDVPLRERWAPVQAHVAELRATGKKKNATAALNELRDFHAWLRGLRFLDPACGSGNFLYVCLHLVKRVELEVLRAIEEITGNPELGIEEVGPWQFYGLEVKAWAREIAELTLWIGYHQFWMEHHKGVNPPEPVLKDTGTLELRDAVLAWDEIVEIPEKSRPDPTPRLRHPVTGELVPDPAARLPYYEYRGSRPAEWPHADFIVGNPPYLGQARMRDAFGDGYVEALRRAYPAITNSADLVMYWWHRAASEVASGRTLRTGLLTTNTISQGQNRLVIEAAAARGALVLWTIPDHPWVDEQDGAAVRVAMTVVARDGTRATLVRVDDKANVLSEHTVSRLNADLSIHADVAGAAKTGLLSNRGMSSDGVKLHGQGFLLPAAEAKTLIEKDEKYREVLKPYRNGRDIAQHLRDLYVLDFGLMHESEARRYPVVFDLARARVKPERDANKRASYRTYWWRFGEPRPDWREASRGLTRYVATVDTARHRYFLFMEAVTISDDKLVCVASASSYHLGVLSSAAHVVWATAAGGRLGVGNDPVYVKSACFDPFPFPDPPKQMREEIGRVAEALDQHRKDAIARDERVTMTGMYNVVEKLRSGEALTPKERAVHEIAACGVLRDMHDELDRLVAQAYGWPWPMEREEVLERLVALHDERVEEEKRGIVRWLRPEYQVPRFGGGVPAPEEPALDLPDEPAAAEVVKVVDTKPWPTDAIGQLGAIKAYVSTAPATPSEVRVAFAGAPATLVARYLDTLAMVGEVRTLADGRYQAVTEPL from the coding sequence ATGGACCAGGGGCAGCGCTTTGGGCATTGGAAGCTGCTGCGCTTCAACGGCCACTTCTTCCGCGACGCCGAAGTCCTGCCGCTCACCCGCGCTGATGTCGCGGTGCTGTATCAAGCCGCTCAGGCCAACTGGCAATACGTCGAGCCGACGATCTTCGGCACTCTCCTAACACGGGCGCTCGATCCGAAGGAACGCCATCGCCTTGGCGCGGAGTACACACCGCGCGAGTACGTCGAGCGCGTGGTCCGCCAGACCGTGGACGTGCCGTTGCGCGAGCGTTGGGCGCCGGTGCAGGCCCATGTGGCGGAACTGCGAGCGACGGGAAAGAAGAAAAATGCGACCGCCGCACTCAATGAATTGCGCGACTTCCACGCATGGCTGCGTGGGCTTCGCTTCCTCGATCCCGCCTGTGGCAGCGGGAATTTCTTGTACGTTTGCCTCCACCTCGTCAAACGGGTTGAGCTTGAGGTTCTGCGTGCGATCGAGGAGATCACTGGCAATCCCGAGCTGGGGATCGAGGAAGTTGGTCCCTGGCAGTTCTACGGACTTGAGGTTAAGGCATGGGCTCGGGAAATTGCCGAACTTACTCTATGGATTGGCTATCATCAGTTCTGGATGGAGCACCACAAGGGCGTCAATCCGCCGGAGCCGGTGCTCAAGGACACGGGCACGCTCGAGTTGCGCGACGCCGTGCTCGCCTGGGACGAGATCGTTGAGATTCCCGAGAAGTCGCGCCCAGATCCCACGCCGCGCCTTCGGCATCCGGTCACGGGTGAACTCGTACCCGATCCCGCAGCGCGCCTGCCGTATTATGAATATCGTGGTTCGCGTCCAGCGGAATGGCCCCACGCGGACTTCATCGTCGGAAACCCGCCTTACCTAGGGCAGGCGAGGATGCGCGATGCCTTTGGAGATGGCTACGTCGAAGCGCTCCGCAGGGCGTATCCTGCAATCACGAACAGTGCTGATCTAGTAATGTATTGGTGGCATCGTGCCGCCAGTGAGGTCGCTAGTGGGCGAACGCTGAGGACGGGGCTCCTTACGACGAACACGATTTCTCAGGGACAGAATCGACTCGTCATTGAAGCCGCCGCTGCCCGGGGCGCCTTGGTCTTGTGGACCATTCCCGATCACCCGTGGGTCGACGAACAGGACGGGGCGGCAGTGCGTGTGGCAATGACAGTGGTTGCGCGAGACGGGACGCGAGCGACGCTGGTGCGGGTTGATGATAAGGCGAACGTTCTTTCCGAACATACCGTGTCCCGCCTGAACGCAGATCTCTCAATCCATGCCGACGTTGCAGGCGCAGCAAAGACGGGGTTGCTGTCCAATCGTGGCATGTCATCGGATGGCGTGAAACTCCACGGGCAAGGTTTCCTGCTTCCAGCAGCGGAAGCAAAGACCCTAATCGAGAAAGACGAGAAATATCGGGAGGTACTCAAACCGTATCGTAACGGACGTGATATTGCCCAACACCTGCGCGACTTGTACGTGCTTGACTTTGGATTGATGCATGAATCCGAAGCCAGACGGTACCCCGTCGTCTTCGACCTTGCGCGGGCCCGGGTCAAGCCTGAACGAGACGCAAACAAGCGCGCTAGTTATCGTACCTATTGGTGGCGATTCGGAGAGCCCCGACCTGACTGGCGAGAGGCATCTCGGGGGCTGACCAGGTATGTGGCTACTGTAGATACAGCGCGCCACCGGTACTTCCTCTTCATGGAGGCAGTCACAATCTCCGATGATAAACTTGTCTGTGTAGCATCTGCGAGTTCGTATCACCTGGGCGTGCTCTCGTCAGCCGCACATGTCGTCTGGGCAACGGCGGCCGGAGGAAGGCTGGGTGTTGGGAACGATCCCGTCTACGTAAAAAGTGCCTGCTTCGACCCGTTCCCGTTTCCCGATCCTCCGAAGCAAATGCGGGAGGAGATCGGGCGTGTGGCGGAGGCGCTGGACCAGCACCGGAAGGACGCGATCGCGCGGGATGAGCGTGTGACGATGACGGGGATGTACAACGTCGTCGAGAAGCTGCGGAGTGGGGAGGCGCTCACGCCCAAGGAGCGCGCCGTGCACGAGATCGCCGCGTGCGGCGTGCTGCGCGACATGCACGACGAGCTGGACCGGTTGGTGGCGCAGGCGTACGGCTGGCCCTGGCCCATGGAGCGCGAAGAGGTGCTGGAGCGCCTGGTGGCCCTGCACGACGAGCGCGTGGAAGAGGAAAAGCGCGGCATCGTGCGGTGGCTGCGGCCGGAGTACCAGGTTCCGCGCTTCGGCGGCGGCGTGCCTGCGCCGGAAGAGCCTGCGCTGGACCTGCCCGACGAACCGGCGGCAGCAGAAGTGGTCAAAGTGGTCGATACGAAGCCCTGGCCGACGGATGCGATCGGCCAGCTAGGCGCGATCAAGGCGTACGTGTCCACCGCGCCCGCTACACCGTCCGAGGTGCGCGTGGCCTTCGCCGGCGCACCCGCAACCCTGGTTGCGCGCTACCTGGACACGCTCGCGATGGTGGGCGAGGTACGCACGCTGGCGGATGGTCGCTACCAGGCTGTCACCGAGCCGCTCTGA
- a CDS encoding carbon-nitrogen hydrolase family protein yields MIVALASPRVAPSLDDGLENVRWLMAEASAQGAEIVCFPEAYLPGLRGVDIDVPPFDQADQDRATRAVAELARTHGIATIMGMERLTDAGRQIVAVVFDADGRDLGYQTKNQLAPSEDPFYVPGDTRRIFAVNGTRFGVAICHEGWRYPETVRWAAARGARIVFHPQHTGSNQDGIRLKEWGGADRPYYEKAMVMRSIENTIYFASVNYALRFPESATALIDPAGECQAYLPYGQEGVLVQSIDPEAATGLIASRFAPARYQESTPTR; encoded by the coding sequence ATGATCGTTGCCCTGGCATCGCCCCGGGTCGCCCCGTCGCTCGATGACGGGCTGGAGAACGTCCGGTGGCTCATGGCCGAAGCGTCGGCGCAGGGGGCGGAGATCGTCTGCTTTCCGGAAGCCTACCTGCCGGGGCTGCGCGGAGTGGACATCGACGTGCCCCCGTTCGACCAGGCGGACCAGGACCGGGCGACGCGCGCCGTGGCGGAGCTGGCGCGGACGCACGGCATCGCCACCATCATGGGGATGGAGCGGCTGACGGATGCGGGGCGGCAGATCGTCGCCGTGGTGTTCGATGCGGACGGGCGAGACTTGGGATACCAGACCAAGAACCAGCTGGCCCCCAGCGAAGACCCGTTCTACGTGCCTGGCGACACGCGGCGGATCTTCGCGGTCAACGGCACCCGGTTCGGCGTGGCGATCTGCCACGAGGGGTGGCGCTATCCCGAGACGGTGCGGTGGGCGGCGGCGCGCGGCGCCCGGATCGTCTTCCATCCCCAGCACACCGGGAGCAACCAGGACGGCATCCGCCTGAAGGAGTGGGGCGGGGCCGACCGGCCGTACTACGAAAAGGCGATGGTGATGCGGTCCATCGAGAACACCATCTACTTCGCCAGCGTCAACTACGCGCTGCGCTTCCCGGAATCCGCCACGGCCCTCATCGACCCGGCGGGCGAGTGCCAAGCGTACCTGCCGTACGGCCAGGAGGGCGTGCTGGTGCAGTCCATCGACCCGGAAGCAGCGACCGGCCTGATCGCCAGCCGCTTTGCCCCGGCGCGCTACCAGGAATCTACCCCGACCCGATGA
- a CDS encoding DinB family protein produces the protein MPLDAPRIRIEILEALGHVQAEVASYFGSLGAEFNQRTGDAWTPAEHLTHLVTSVNAVARGLAAPKLLLRLRFGRARAPSRSYVQVRDAYRAALAAGGKASGAFVPPPEVVSADDAGRRRAEILARWERANARLRGGLERWTEPQLDGIRMPHPLLGRLTTREMLFFTLYHNQHHVAAVQRRLAAPVAP, from the coding sequence GTGCCCTTGGACGCTCCACGCATCCGCATCGAGATCCTGGAGGCGCTCGGCCACGTGCAGGCCGAGGTCGCGTCGTACTTCGGCTCGCTCGGCGCCGAGTTCAACCAGCGGACGGGGGACGCCTGGACGCCGGCCGAGCACCTGACCCACCTCGTTACCTCCGTAAACGCCGTGGCGCGGGGGCTCGCGGCTCCCAAGCTGCTGCTGCGCCTGCGCTTCGGCCGGGCGCGCGCGCCGTCGCGCTCGTACGTGCAGGTCCGCGACGCGTACCGCGCGGCGCTCGCGGCCGGGGGCAAGGCGTCGGGCGCGTTCGTGCCCCCGCCCGAGGTCGTGTCGGCCGACGACGCCGGGCGCCGCAGGGCGGAGATCCTGGCGCGGTGGGAGCGGGCGAACGCTCGGCTGCGCGGCGGGCTGGAACGCTGGACCGAGCCGCAGCTGGATGGCATCCGCATGCCGCACCCGCTGCTGGGCCGCCTGACGACGCGCGAGATGCTGTTCTTTACGCTCTACCACAACCAGCACCACGTCGCCGCCGTCCAGCGGCGCCTCGCCGCGCCGGTGGCCCCGTGA
- a CDS encoding DUF5989 family protein: MASQSRLRLLFGFIRARKRWVLMPIIIFMLLLGMLMVLTQGSALAPFIYTLF, encoded by the coding sequence ATGGCATCGCAATCCAGGCTGAGGTTGCTCTTCGGCTTCATCCGCGCCCGCAAGCGGTGGGTGCTGATGCCCATCATCATCTTCATGCTGCTGCTGGGCATGCTGATGGTGCTTACGCAGGGCTCCGCACTGGCGCCGTTCATCTACACGCTGTTCTAA
- a CDS encoding SxtJ family membrane protein produces MKNREKTAADLRRFGLVMAAPLALIGGFLLWRGRPAAPWMLGIGAVFLVLGLVAPGVLRPVERWWMAFAMKISIVSTFVLLALSYFLIVTPIAIVLRLLGKDRLSLKADPSRASYWERVEAGGPATRPDKPY; encoded by the coding sequence ATGAAGAACCGGGAAAAGACGGCCGCCGACCTGCGCAGGTTCGGCTTGGTGATGGCGGCCCCGCTGGCGCTGATCGGCGGATTCCTGCTGTGGCGCGGGCGGCCGGCGGCGCCCTGGATGCTGGGGATCGGCGCGGTGTTCCTGGTGCTGGGGCTGGTGGCGCCGGGGGTGCTGCGGCCGGTGGAGCGGTGGTGGATGGCGTTCGCGATGAAGATCTCCATCGTGAGCACCTTCGTCCTGCTGGCGCTGAGCTACTTTCTGATCGTTACGCCCATCGCCATCGTGCTGCGGCTGCTGGGCAAGGACCGCCTGTCGCTGAAGGCCGACCCGTCGCGCGCCTCGTACTGGGAGCGGGTGGAAGCCGGCGGCCCCGCCACCCGCCCCGACAAGCCGTACTGA
- a CDS encoding carbamoyltransferase codes for MAIHILGISAFYHDSAACLVRDGEIVAAAQEERFTRRKHDAAFPSGAVEYCLREAGITAEQLDHVAFYDKPWLKFERLLETYLAYAPSGFSSWVKAMPLWLKEKLWMGDVVQDELGIDRDLLYPEHHQSHAASAFFPSPFERAAVITFDGVGEWATASWGVGAGNHVDLQYEMKFPHSLGLLYSAMTYYLGFRVNSGEYKVMGLAPYGEPKYARLIMDELMDVREDGSFRLNMKHFNYTRGLTMTSESFHQLFGAPPRTPESPLTQREMDLARSIQDVTEELMLRTARHVRKETGERNLCLAGGVALNCVGNGRILREGIFDDIWIQPAAGDAGGALGAALFAWHQVLDQPRTVHPGRDAQRGSFLGPAFEPDGIEAWLREKGVPYRRYAGDEAAGVAAGLIAEGSVVGWFAGQMEFGPRALGARSILGDARSTRMQSVMNLKIKYRESFRPFAPSCLREDAAELFELDRESPYMMLVAPVRERYRTAATDEDRGLFGIDKLNVPRSVVPAVTHVDYSARIQTVDPRDHPRYHRLLEEVKKRTGYGVVINTSFNVRGEPIVCTPEDAYVCFMRTGMDALVLEDMVLLKAEQPPLADDADWRARLELD; via the coding sequence ATGGCCATTCACATCCTGGGCATCTCCGCGTTCTACCACGATTCCGCCGCCTGCCTGGTGCGGGACGGCGAGATCGTCGCGGCCGCACAGGAAGAGCGGTTCACGCGACGTAAGCACGATGCGGCCTTTCCCAGCGGCGCCGTGGAGTACTGCCTGCGCGAGGCGGGGATCACGGCGGAGCAGCTGGACCACGTGGCGTTCTACGACAAGCCCTGGCTCAAGTTCGAGCGGCTGCTGGAAACGTACCTGGCCTACGCGCCATCCGGCTTTTCGTCGTGGGTGAAGGCGATGCCGCTGTGGCTGAAGGAAAAGCTGTGGATGGGCGACGTGGTGCAGGACGAGCTGGGCATCGACCGCGACCTGCTGTATCCCGAGCACCACCAATCGCACGCGGCGTCGGCGTTCTTCCCGTCACCGTTCGAACGCGCGGCGGTCATCACCTTCGACGGCGTGGGCGAGTGGGCCACCGCCTCGTGGGGCGTGGGCGCCGGCAACCACGTGGACCTGCAGTACGAGATGAAGTTTCCCCACAGCCTGGGGCTGCTGTACTCGGCGATGACGTACTACCTGGGATTCCGCGTGAACTCCGGCGAGTACAAGGTGATGGGGCTGGCTCCGTACGGCGAGCCCAAGTACGCCAGGCTGATCATGGACGAGCTGATGGACGTTCGCGAGGACGGCTCGTTCCGGCTGAACATGAAGCACTTCAACTACACGCGGGGCCTCACGATGACGTCGGAGAGCTTTCACCAGCTCTTCGGCGCGCCGCCGCGCACCCCCGAGTCGCCGCTGACGCAGCGCGAGATGGACCTGGCGCGCTCCATCCAGGACGTCACCGAAGAGCTGATGCTCCGTACCGCGCGCCACGTTCGGAAGGAGACGGGCGAGCGCAACCTGTGCCTGGCCGGCGGCGTGGCGCTGAACTGCGTGGGCAACGGCCGCATCCTGCGCGAAGGGATCTTCGACGACATCTGGATCCAGCCCGCGGCGGGCGACGCGGGCGGAGCGCTGGGGGCCGCGCTCTTCGCCTGGCACCAGGTGCTGGACCAGCCGCGGACGGTCCACCCGGGGCGCGACGCCCAGCGGGGCTCGTTCCTGGGGCCGGCGTTCGAGCCGGACGGGATCGAGGCGTGGCTGCGCGAGAAGGGCGTCCCATATCGCCGCTACGCCGGGGACGAGGCGGCCGGGGTGGCGGCGGGGCTGATCGCGGAGGGGAGCGTCGTCGGCTGGTTCGCGGGGCAGATGGAGTTCGGCCCGCGGGCGCTGGGGGCGCGCAGCATTTTGGGCGATGCGCGCAGCACCCGCATGCAGTCGGTGATGAACCTGAAGATCAAGTACCGCGAATCGTTCCGCCCCTTCGCCCCGTCGTGCCTGCGCGAAGACGCAGCGGAGCTGTTCGAGCTGGATCGCGAGTCGCCGTACATGATGCTCGTGGCCCCCGTGCGGGAGAGGTACCGGACGGCGGCGACGGACGAGGACCGAGGGCTGTTCGGGATCGACAAGCTGAACGTGCCGCGCAGCGTAGTGCCGGCGGTCACGCACGTCGACTACTCGGCGCGCATCCAGACGGTGGACCCGCGCGACCACCCGCGCTACCATCGCCTGCTCGAGGAGGTGAAGAAGCGCACGGGCTACGGCGTGGTGATCAACACCTCGTTCAACGTGCGCGGCGAGCCCATCGTCTGCACGCCGGAGGACGCGTACGTCTGCTTCATGCGCACGGGGATGGACGCGCTGGTGCTGGAGGACATGGTGCTGCTGAAGGCCGAGCAGCCGCCGCTGGCCGACGACGCGGACTGGCGCGCCCGGCTCGAGCTGGATTGA